The Thermodesulfobacteriota bacterium genomic sequence GAGCTGGAAGCTCGACACCTCGCAGACAATGACCTGGGCCTGTCGCGGGCCATCCACGTGCTCGAGCAGCGGGGTGCCGATGTTGCCGCCCACAAACACCTCCTGGCCGGCAGCCGCCAACAAGCCGCCCAGGAGGGTGCAGGTGGTGGTCTTGCCGTTGGTGCCGGTGACCGCCACCAGGGGGGCGGTCACCAGGGGGGCGGCCACCGCCAGCTCGCCGGCCACGGGGATGCCCTGGGCCCGAGCTGCCGCCAGGGCCGGCTCGTCCAGGGGCACCCCGGGGCTGACCACGATGCGGTCGGCCCGGGCCAGGAAGGCAGCCGTGTGGCCGCCGGCCTCCAGCTCGATGCCGTCCCGGCGCAAGGCCGCCACCAGGCCCTGATCCAGCCGCTCGGCGGGTGTGACCTCGGAGACCGCCACCGTCACCCCCTGGCGCCGGAAATGGCGGACCGCCGCCAGCCCTGACTTGCCGATGCCCATCACCACCACCCGCATGGCCTCACCTCAGCTTCAGGGTGCCCAGGGCCAGGAGGGCCAGGACGATGGAGACGATCCAGAACCGGACGATGACCTTGGGCTCCACCCAGCCCTTGACCTCGAAATGGTGGTGCAGGGGCGCCATGCGGAAGATGCGCTTGCCGCCGGACATCTTGAAATAGCCCACCTGGAAGATGACCGACAGGGCCTCCACCACGAAGATGCCGCCCACGATGGCGAGAAGGATCTCCTGCTTGATGACCACTGCCACCAGTCCCAGGGCCCCCCCCAGGGCCAGGGCCCCGACGTCGCCCATGAACATCTGGGCCGGATAGGCGTTGAACCACAGAAAGCCCAGACTGGCCCCGACCAAGGCGCCGCAGAAGACCGCCAGCTCGCCGGCGCCCCGCACGGCCGGGATTTGCAGATAGGCCGCCAGGGTGGCATGACCGGCCAGGTAGGAGAAGAGCAGGTAGACCGCCGCGGTGATGACGGTGGGGCCGGTGGCCAGGCCGTCCAGGCCGTCGGTGAGGTTGACGGCATTGGAGCAGCCCACCACCACGAAGATGGCGAAGGGGATGTACCAGATCCCCAGGTCCGGCTGCAGATTCTTGAAAAAGGGCAGGGCCAGGACGCCATCGAACTCGGCATGGCGGAACAGGAGCACCGCCACCACCGAGGCGCCGGCCACCTGCATGAGGAACTTCCAGCGCGGCGCCAGGCCCTTGGGGTTCTTGAGCTTGATCTTGCGGTAGTCGTCCAGAAAGCCGATGAGGCCGTACCAGAGGGTGAGCCCCAGAACCATCCAGATGAAGCGGTTGGTGAGGTCCACCCAGAGGAGGGTGGCCACACCCAGGGCCAGAAGGATGAGGATGCCGCCCATGGTGGGCACGCCGGTCTTGGCCAGATGGGTCTGGGGCCCGTCGTCCCGGACCACCTGGCCGATCTGGTAGCGCTGCATGCTGCGGATGAAGGCCGGCCCCAGCCACAGCGCGATGACGAGGGCCGTCACCGTGGCGCCCAGGGTCCGGAAGGTGATGTAGCGGAAGACGTTGAACGGGGTGAAGGCGGTATGCAGGGGATAGAGGAGATGGTAGAGCATCAGCGTCCCTCCCCCGAGCCCTGGGTCAGAGCGGTGACAATGGTCTCCATGCGCATGCCCCGGGAGCCCTTCACCAGGAGCCAGTCGCCGGCGGCCAGCCGGCCGGCCGCGGTCCAGGCGGCAAGCTCCGCCACGATCGCCTCCTTGCCGGCCATAGCCTTGGCCTCGTCCGGCTTGAGGCCGCCCGCCCGGGCGCCGGCCACCACGGTCTCGGCAAACTGGCCGCAGGCGAGCAGGCCGGCAAAACCGTGGGCTGCCACCTGCTCCCCCAGCTGGCGGTGGGCTGCGGCCGCCGCCGGTCCCAGCTCCAGCATGTCGCCCAGGATCGCCACTGCCCGCCGGCCGGCCGCCAGCTCGGCCACCGTGGCCAGGGCCGCGGCCATGGAGCCGGGGGCGGCGTTGTAGCAATCCACCATCAGCAGGCGGCCGTCGGCCAGGGTGCGGATCTCCAGCCGCTGGCTGTGGGGACGGAAGGCGGCGAGCCCGGTCGCCACCTGCTCGGGCGAGCAGCCGGCGCCATGAGCCAGGGCCGCAGCAGCCAGGGCATTGGTCACGTTGTGGCGGCCCAAGGCGGCCAGCCGCACCCGGACCCGGCCGTCGGGCAGATCGAGGGTGAAGGCCACGCCATCCCGCCCCAGGGAGCGGATACGGGTGGCTCGGATCAGGGCCCCCCGCCTCAGGCCGAAGGTCAGCTGGGCCTGGGGATAGCGGCGGGCCATGACCCGGACCAGGGGGTCGTCGAGGTTGACCACCAGGCGAGCGGCGGGGCGAAGGTTGGCGAAAAGCTCCTCCTTGGCCCGGGCCACCCCGGCCAGATCCCCCAGCCCCTCCAGGTGGACCGGCTGTACGTTGGTGATGCAGCCCAGCGCCGGATCAGCGATGGCGGCAAGACGTGCGATCTCGCCTGGCCGGTTCATGCCCATCTCCAGCACCGCGGCGCGGTGCCGGGCGGTGAGACCCAGGAGGGTGAGCGGCAGGCCAATGAGGTTGTTGCGGTTGCCCTCGGTCTTGAGGATGCGCCAGCGCTGGCTGAGGATGGCGGCGGTCATCTCCTTGACCGTGGTCTTGCCCGCGGAGCCGGTTACGGCCAGCACGCAACAGGAGGGATGGCAGCGGCGGTGCCAGGCCGCCAGATCGCCCAGCGCGGTCAGGGTATCCTCCACCAGCACCACCGGCACCGGCGGCAAAGGGTCGGGCAGCCGGGAGACCACCAGGGCGCCGGCCCCGTGCTCCAGGGCCGCGGGCAGAAAGGCATGGCCGTCGAAGCGCTCGCCCATCAGGGCCACGAACGCCTGGCCGGCGGTCAGGGCCCGGGAGTCGGTGCCAATGCCGGCGACCGTGGCGTCGGCCGGGCCGAGGAGCCGGCCGCCGGTGGCCAGGGCCAGGTCGGCCACCGTCCAGGCAGGCCCGGCACTGGCGGCCAGGGACGGACGCCGGGGGGCGGCTGGCTGGGGCATGGCACCGGCCTTCTTATGAACGCTGGCGGGACGAATTGGCATGCTCAGGCCGCCTGCCCGCCGAGGGCATCCGAGGGAGCGGCCGGCCCGGTGGCCATGGCCGCCAGGGTGGCCAGGCGGGCCTGGAGCCGGTCGTCGAACTGGCGGCGGCTGCCGCCGATGATCTGATAGGTCTCATGGCCCTTGCCGGCAATGAGCACCACATCGCCCGGCCGGGCCAGGGAAACGGCGGTCGCAATGGCTTGGCGGCGGCAGGGCACCAGGTCGTAGCCGGTGCGGCCGGGCTGGCTCAGGAGCAGCTCGGCCCGGTTGCGGGCCAGGCGGCTGCCGGCTAAGCCCCGCTCGATGGCGGCCATGATGGCCTCCGGC encodes the following:
- a CDS encoding Mur ligase family protein codes for the protein MRVVVMGIGKSGLAAVRHFRRQGVTVAVSEVTPAERLDQGLVAALRRDGIELEAGGHTAAFLARADRIVVSPGVPLDEPALAAARAQGIPVAGELAVAAPLVTAPLVAVTGTNGKTTTCTLLGGLLAAAGQEVFVGGNIGTPLLEHVDGPRQAQVIVCEVSSFQL
- the murF gene encoding UDP-N-acetylmuramoyl-tripeptide--D-alanyl-D-alanine ligase; its protein translation is MPQPAAPRRPSLAASAGPAWTVADLALATGGRLLGPADATVAGIGTDSRALTAGQAFVALMGERFDGHAFLPAALEHGAGALVVSRLPDPLPPVPVVLVEDTLTALGDLAAWHRRCHPSCCVLAVTGSAGKTTVKEMTAAILSQRWRILKTEGNRNNLIGLPLTLLGLTARHRAAVLEMGMNRPGEIARLAAIADPALGCITNVQPVHLEGLGDLAGVARAKEELFANLRPAARLVVNLDDPLVRVMARRYPQAQLTFGLRRGALIRATRIRSLGRDGVAFTLDLPDGRVRVRLAALGRHNVTNALAAAALAHGAGCSPEQVATGLAAFRPHSQRLEIRTLADGRLLMVDCYNAAPGSMAAALATVAELAAGRRAVAILGDMLELGPAAAAAHRQLGEQVAAHGFAGLLACGQFAETVVAGARAGGLKPDEAKAMAGKEAIVAELAAWTAAGRLAAGDWLLVKGSRGMRMETIVTALTQGSGEGR
- the mraY gene encoding phospho-N-acetylmuramoyl-pentapeptide-transferase, with the protein product MLYHLLYPLHTAFTPFNVFRYITFRTLGATVTALVIALWLGPAFIRSMQRYQIGQVVRDDGPQTHLAKTGVPTMGGILILLALGVATLLWVDLTNRFIWMVLGLTLWYGLIGFLDDYRKIKLKNPKGLAPRWKFLMQVAGASVVAVLLFRHAEFDGVLALPFFKNLQPDLGIWYIPFAIFVVVGCSNAVNLTDGLDGLATGPTVITAAVYLLFSYLAGHATLAAYLQIPAVRGAGELAVFCGALVGASLGFLWFNAYPAQMFMGDVGALALGGALGLVAVVIKQEILLAIVGGIFVVEALSVIFQVGYFKMSGGKRIFRMAPLHHHFEVKGWVEPKVIVRFWIVSIVLALLALGTLKLR